The Methanomassiliicoccales archaeon genome includes a region encoding these proteins:
- a CDS encoding methanogenesis marker 5 protein has translation MKVFIVPPNSLILFDLVERYGHEPLSLMGAIHERVTNPEIESPPINVTPEDVKKGLKYAGIEVPSGIRGRLAVWGPLIDQADAAIIMEDAPFEFGCVGCHRTDEMVRYYIKKRKIPHIIVKYPTNEDEAKIMVARIKEFLEGLK, from the coding sequence ATGAAAGTATTCATCGTCCCACCTAATAGCCTAATCTTATTCGATCTGGTAGAAAGGTATGGGCATGAACCTCTTAGTTTAATGGGAGCAATTCATGAAAGAGTGACAAATCCGGAGATAGAATCTCCTCCAATCAATGTGACCCCAGAGGATGTGAAGAAGGGATTAAAATATGCAGGAATTGAGGTACCATCAGGCATAAGAGGTCGTTTGGCTGTTTGGGGTCCGTTGATTGATCAAGCGGATGCAGCGATAATCATGGAGGATGCTCCGTTTGAATTTGGTTGTGTAGGTTGTCATCGAACAGATGAGATGGTTCGCTATTACATAAAAAAGAGAAAGATACCTCACATCATAGTCAAATATCCTACTAATGAGGATGAAGCCAAGATAATGGTTGCCAGGATCAAAGAATTCTTGGAGGGCTTGAAGTGA
- a CDS encoding methanogenesis marker 6 protein produces the protein MAKEDWETRMIVISPSSSITPDQITRTVHSLGLNITVKETCYGAMIEGKKDDVRKALKSIRNLDPDRIFTKIRGFPIGDTRRCRAHHGSRPGFTQLEKEWECLRLIEKGISASARGEPICEPNQVKKLPIKKLREIIDEVSK, from the coding sequence ATGGCTAAGGAAGATTGGGAGACTCGCATGATAGTCATCTCCCCCTCATCCTCCATCACACCCGATCAGATAACACGCACTGTTCATTCATTAGGATTGAATATAACAGTAAAAGAGACTTGTTATGGAGCAATGATAGAAGGTAAAAAGGATGATGTCCGAAAAGCTTTGAAATCGATCCGCAATCTTGATCCAGATAGAATTTTCACTAAAATTCGTGGTTTCCCCATAGGCGATACGCGAAGGTGCCGAGCTCACCATGGATCTAGACCGGGTTTCACGCAGTTGGAAAAAGAATGGGAATGTCTGAGATTGATCGAAAAGGGAATTTCAGCTTCAGCTCGTGGTGAACCTATTTGTGAACCAAATCAAGTAAAGAAGCTACCTATCAAAAAATTACGCGAAATCATTGATGAGGTGTCGAAATGA
- a CDS encoding methanogenesis marker 3 protein, with protein sequence MNHVQMIITVNGIKKEVPVSTTIRDVIEDQPYQIGSLIAVLKPIEAIKKETREFELVTPRGKMGLKLNDSKYADLFREILSDIKGKAIRWQTSKVTAIGSFPTQIELSRDRAFYNRYDCFFALGGFDSRTSYLMIARQNHEGIYGAAGAIIGRITTGRHLLNELKEGEVILDIKPIIEELSERNAFVTDDLTQTLEDGMSVETYISIQLERASPVNSEHLLVITQKGSIPIDERTETYSACSQNLDVKLVPELTSVREPGMVTVRHEGSGQGRVYFYKTRRQLAPSHSKVGIVIKGMELLRLSPAGSKLTVLTEPRRVMVIGMTQIQGQEVLKSFGLNQVREGDTADDAIIVEQEPELTMEALYSDHIETYGVRPEKVNEILLDDAKAPHGTRYFRKMTGLDHKPIGTLKVHFTFEDMPMITFEGNYSEAGHLIPENEFKDKAMRGDIGITNMSRPNRGLIGVRLEPSEEFGPTGEERYGTNMVGKVTSSLDDMMKGLKEGDIVYVREAQEKEPPSKKTSKRAKSRLANSTERKIRGKSKGEGSNG encoded by the coding sequence ATGAACCACGTCCAGATGATAATAACAGTAAACGGTATTAAAAAGGAAGTGCCCGTTTCCACCACTATTAGAGATGTCATAGAGGACCAACCATATCAGATCGGCAGCCTTATTGCAGTGCTGAAACCTATCGAAGCTATCAAAAAAGAAACCAGGGAATTTGAACTGGTTACCCCAAGAGGAAAAATGGGATTGAAGCTGAACGATTCAAAATACGCCGATCTTTTCCGTGAAATTTTATCTGATATTAAGGGCAAAGCGATAAGATGGCAAACTTCAAAGGTAACAGCCATTGGCTCCTTTCCTACTCAAATAGAGTTGAGCAGGGATAGAGCCTTTTACAATCGGTATGATTGCTTTTTTGCATTAGGTGGTTTTGACTCACGAACTTCATATTTAATGATAGCTCGTCAGAACCATGAAGGCATATATGGTGCCGCTGGTGCAATTATTGGACGCATTACAACTGGGCGTCATCTTTTAAATGAATTAAAAGAAGGAGAGGTCATACTCGATATAAAACCGATAATAGAAGAGCTATCAGAGAGAAACGCATTCGTGACTGATGATCTAACGCAAACTCTTGAAGATGGAATGAGTGTCGAAACTTATATATCAATACAATTAGAGCGAGCATCTCCCGTAAATTCTGAACATTTATTGGTAATTACTCAAAAAGGAAGCATCCCGATAGATGAGAGGACTGAAACTTATTCCGCTTGTTCTCAGAACCTTGACGTGAAATTAGTACCTGAATTGACTAGTGTCAGGGAACCTGGCATGGTAACGGTACGACATGAGGGGTCGGGACAAGGTAGAGTATATTTCTACAAGACTCGCCGTCAATTAGCGCCATCGCATTCAAAGGTCGGAATAGTAATTAAAGGAATGGAATTGTTGAGGCTTTCACCAGCTGGATCCAAATTAACTGTGTTGACCGAACCTCGTCGAGTTATGGTGATAGGAATGACCCAAATCCAGGGTCAAGAGGTTCTCAAGTCTTTCGGTCTAAATCAAGTGAGAGAAGGAGACACAGCAGATGATGCAATTATCGTCGAGCAAGAGCCAGAGCTTACTATGGAAGCTTTGTACAGCGATCATATCGAGACTTATGGGGTGAGGCCTGAAAAAGTAAATGAAATTTTATTAGATGATGCAAAAGCTCCCCATGGTACCAGATATTTCAGGAAAATGACGGGTCTCGATCATAAACCAATTGGGACTTTGAAAGTACACTTTACCTTCGAAGACATGCCTATGATAACCTTTGAAGGAAATTATTCTGAGGCTGGTCACTTGATTCCGGAAAACGAATTCAAAGATAAGGCGATGAGGGGTGATATCGGAATTACGAATATGTCGCGGCCAAACCGCGGACTAATAGGAGTAAGATTGGAACCGAGTGAAGAATTCGGACCTACAGGTGAGGAAAGATACGGAACGAATATGGTGGGGAAGGTTACTAGCAGTCTGGATGATATGATGAAAGGACTTAAGGAAGGGGACATCGTGTATGTGCGGGAGGCACAAGAAAAAGAGCCACCATCTAAAAAAACAAGCAAACGAGCCAAGTCTAGATTAGCTAATTCAACAGAGAGGAAAATTAGGGGAAAATCAAAAGGGGAAGGTAGCAATGGCTAA